In the genome of Bremerella sp. P1, the window GCCCGCGACCGGCTTGTCTTCCTTGGCGACTTTGCCGAGTCCCTTCTGAACTTCTTTGAGTTTGCCGCTCTTGGCGCCCAGGTACTCGATCCGAGTCTCTTCCAAGACCTCTTGATCGACCGAGTTGATGGCGTGCTCGAAACGTGTTGACGCGGCTTCGACCAGATCGTCCAGTTGTTTGATGAAATCGTTGAGTGACATGATGCCTGTGAATTTAGTGCGTTCATGAAACAAGCCGCCGAGTCATCCTCGGCGGCTTGTATTATTGCATCTGTGTTGGTTGCTGCCCATCCAAGGTGGGCAGGCACTTAGGCAGCCAGGGCAGCCTTGACTTCTTCCGCCACGGCGTCGAATGCACCTGGATCGTGGATTGCCATTTCCGACAGAACCTTTCGATCCAAGGTGATACCAGCCTTCTTCAGGCCGTAGATGAATTCGCTGTAACGCAGGCCACGTTCGCGAGCGGCGGCGTTGAGACGGATGATCCAGAGCTTGCGGAACTCACGCTTGCGGACCTTACGGTCGCGATAGGCATATACGCCAGCACGGACCAGGGTTTCCTTAACGGTACGCAGCAGATTACCACGTCCACCGCGATTACCCTTGGCCTTCTTAAAAAGACGCTTCTTGGCCTTATGGCGTGCCTTGCCGTAAGTAGTTCTCATCGTATTACCTGACTTTCGTCCACTGGGCCCCCACTCGCTAAGAATGGATGTTTGTTGCCCGTGTACTGAAAAATGACACTTGAGAGGTGATCACACGCTGTGAATCAGTTCAAAGTGCCGCCTGAGTTGTGTCTAGTAGCTGTACTTGCCCAAAGCTTCACGCAGAGCCACCGATTCGGCTTCGGCCAAAACGGTTGTGCCGCGGAGGTTTCGCTTCCGCTTGTGGCTCATGCGGTTAGCCAAGTGGCTCGTGCCGCACTGACGGTGCTTGATCTTGCCCTTCCCGGTGATGCGGAAGCGCTTCTTGGTACCCTTGTGGGTCTTCATCTTAGGCATGATGCCATTCCCCAATGAATATCTGGGACGTCATGTCCTTTAGTGGACATTCTTCTGATACATGGAAACCCAATATTCTAGAGATTTCGCTCCGCAAGCGGTAGGGGGACGCGAAGGATTTTGAAAATCGCCCCTGCCAGACAAGCTATTGACGCAACTTATTGTCGCAATTGGTTTTACCGATACGGTTTTCGGCCCGTTTCAGCCAATGCGAGGTCGAATATCCGTGCGGGCCTACCTAAAATATGGATTACCCCACAACGATTCCCTCGAAAGCGGCCTGCTTACCTAATGGATGGTCCCCAGATCACTGCCTGGACGATTCGCCTTGCCTTATTGGGTTTGATGGCCAGTATTGTGCTGCGAATGGTGCGTCCCTGGCTGACCACCAACGTGGGAGTGCAGCGGATGCTCTGGACCGTTGCGTGCGTACTTTTTCTGGCCCATATCGTCGCCGGCATGCATTATTACCACGATTGGAGCAACGCCCAGGCCTACGCGGACACCGCCCAGCAAACGTACGACAAGCTGGGTGTGCGGTTTGGTGGAGGGATCTACGTGAATCACTTCATGGCCGTGCTGTGGGTGGCGGATGTTTTGTGGTGGTGGATGGCACCGCAAAGCTACGCGGCGCGAAGCCCTCGCTGGGAACAGTGGATCGTGGGCTTCTTCCTGTTCATCGCCTTCAACGGCTTGGTGGTGTTCAAGGATGGTCCGCTGCGTGTGTCCGGACTGATTGGTTTTGCCGTTTTGGGGCTCGTCTGGCTAACGGTTACTTTCCTGCCCACTCCAAGGGCCGAACTGGCCGAGTCCTCCGATTTGTAACAAGCTGATGCATCAAGCGAACGATTCCAACTCCGATCCGCTCACCATCGCCTACCTGACCGCTGGCGGGGCAGGCATGTTTTGCGGGAGCTGCATGCGCGATAACACGGTAGCCCGGGCCATGCATCACCTGGGGCACGATGTGCATCTTCTGCCGATGTACACGCCCATTCGCGTCGACGAAGAGGACGTCAGCGAGAAGACGCTCTTCTACGGCGGCATCAATGTGTACATGGAACAGAACGTGCCTGGGTATCGGTTTCTGCCTGACCTGGTGACACGTTGGCTCGACCAGGAGTGGATCATCCGCTGGGCCACCTCCCGCGGAATCGAGACGAGCGCCAAGCAGTTGGGCGCGTTGACTCTGTCGGTCCTCAAGGGGAAAGAGGGCAACCAGCGAAAGGAAGCCCAGCGTCTGGCGAAGTGGGTTTCCGAGCATCTGAAGCCGCAGGTAATCAACTTCAGCAACATGATGATCGCCGGCACGGCGCCGCTGCTGAAGGAAAAAGTCGACTGTCCGATTCTGGTGACCCTGCAAGGGGACGACATCTTCATGGATGATCTTCCAGAGCCGTACCGAACGCAGTGCTTTGATCAGATCCGCAAGCTGGTCGAGCACATCGACGGGTTCATCGTCTTCAGCCATTACTATGCGGATTACATGGCCGAGTACTTTGGCATTCCGCGCGACAAGTTCCACCTGGTGCCGCTGGGCATCGATTTGAGTGACTTCCCAGACGAGCCCAGGCCGCAGCACGATCCGGATCGCCCGCCCACCATTGGCTATCTCGCGCGGATGGCTCCTGAGAAGGGCCTGCACGTGTTGGTCGATGCGTTCATGCACTTACGAGAGATTCCCGGCTTGGAGGACGCCCAGTTGAAGATCGCTGGTTGGGCTGGTCCTCAGCAACAGGCCTATCTCGATGAGCAGTTCGCAAAGCTGAAAGATGCGGGACACTTCGGTGGATGCGAGTACCTGGGAACGGTCGATCGAGCCGGCAAACTGGACTTTCTGCAATCGATCGACGTTCTATCGGTGCCGACGGTCTACCGCGAGCCGAAGGGGCTGTTCGTGCTGGAAGCCTGGTCGGCAGGCGTTCCGGTGGTACAGCCCGATCATGGGGCATTTCCCGAGTTGATCGCCGCGACCGGAGGTGGGCACCTGGTGCGTCCTGACGATCCAATCTCCTTGGCGGAAAAGCTGTCGGAGGTGCTCGCCAATCGAGAAGCCTTGCGAGCCCTGGGTGCGTCGGCGTCGGAAACGGTCCGTACGAAATTCGGAGCCGATGTCGCCGCGGCCGAAACGATTGAAATCTATCGTTCGATGTTGGCTCGCTCGTCCGGCTGAACTGAAGCTGCGATACGTCTCGCGCTACGCAGCCTTTCTGATAGACGTAGTCGGGGCAGTGTTTTCCGAGGTAATCGGCTGCAGGCGGGGCGGTGGCATCATCCCCTTCTCAATGTAAATCGGGCCTGTCTTCGACTTTTCCCACAGAGCGTTGTTGCGGTCGAAGTCTTCCTGGTTGAAGAATTTCTCGTGCTCCATGTGAAACACGATCGCCGAATAGCGTGCGTTGCGACGCTTGACGCCGGTTCGCATCAGGCGCGTAACGAACTCGCTGTCTTCACGCCAGAAGCCGACGAACTCTTCGTTCCAGCCATTGATGGCCTCGACGTCGCATCGCCATGCGGCGAGGTTGCAAGCCCGGATTCCTTTCATGCCACGGCTGCGAACGGCAAATCCGGGAATGTGAACCAACAGGTGAAGCTTGGTGAGTCCACCATTGAGCCAATGCTTGAAGAGCTGCCAGGTGTTCTCGGTGCCTTTGAAGGTATCGAACGCTTTGTAATTCAGGAAGTTCCGGCGACCTTGCATGAAGAAGCCAGGCTTGGCCAGCTTCTGATGGTCGGAAACGAACATCGGTCCAGGAATACAGTCGCCGTCTGTGTAGATCAGGTAATCGCCGGTGCATTCACGCGTTGCCGCGTTGCGAGCCTTACTGATCTGAGGCATTCCGCCAAAGGGTTGCCAGGCATGAATGATTGGGAAGTCGGCCTGTTGTTGATACTTCTGAACAATCTCAGGCGTATCGTCCGTCGATCCGTCGTCCGCGATCACAACCTGGTGTGGCTTGACGACTTGATGCAGATAGCCGTACAGCACCTTATCGAGATAAAACGACCGATTGTGCGTAGTGATGATGACCGAAGATTTCATGGGTTTGCCTTCCGGGGTGGCGCAGCGGGGCATCCTTGCCAACAGCGACGCGGAACACTACCAGAGGGGAAACCGACTCAGCAAGAGCATTCGCGAATTTTGATGGGTGCTAGCAAAACAACATCGGCGCATGAAAAGAGGCTACTTCATTTGGGAACTAGCCTCTTTGTCGATACGTTTGCTGCTAGCCAGCTTTCGGAGAAACGGTCGCCATGATTCGGCGTCCCATTTGTTTCGGTGGTGATTCGACCTTCCCAACTTCCGAGAGAAGTTCGATCACTTGGGCCATGACGCGATGACCTTCTTCGACGTGAGCCATTTCGCGACCCTTGAACTGGATCGAGACTTGGACTTTGTCTTTGTGCTTCAAGAAGCTAATCGCTTGCTTGACCTTGAACTCGATATCGTGGTCGCCCGTCTTAGGACGCAGACGAATTTCCTTCGTCTTGGTGTGATGCGACTGGTTCTTATGTTGCTTCTTGCTTTGTTGGTACTTGTACTTGCCGTAGTCCATGATGCGGCACACCGGCGGTTTAGCGCCAGGAGCAACTTCGACAAGATCCAGTCCTGCTTCTCGAGCAATGGACAAGGCTTCGTCAGTGGGCAGAACGCCTAACTGTTCTCCTTCAGCAGAAATGACTCGAATGGGCGAGATTCTAATGCGATCGTTGATTCGAGTCTGGTCGCGATTTTGATCGCGGTCTCGATCGCGAGACGTATTTCGCAGGGCGATGGCTAGTGATCCTTTTTAGGCTAGGAAACGGGTAGAGAAAACATATCGACTTCGTGGCCAACCCGTAAAATCGTACCACAGTGAAAACATTCTATCGTCAACTTACCGCCACGTTAACGCACGAAAATAGGAATCGGCGAATTTTGCCACCTTTCCGGGTGGTAATGGCTGTTCATGTTCCCTTTGGAGGGCAATCCGCCCGGCATCAAACTGGACTCTTTTCCTGGGTGATGACAGCTCGCCCCCTTGTTTGGGGGCGATGGTTGTGTCACCTGGCAGTTAATAGCCTTCGCTGATGGTGGCGGTTCCGGAGGTACCGAGCCCGGACGATCCTTTGAAGACTTGGCGAACCACACGATTGGCCATTTCTTCCTTTAGCTTGTCGATTGCCTGGGGGATCTTCATGGAACCCAAGTCGCCATCGATCCGGTCGCGGACCGAAACGGCTTCTTCTTCCATTTCACGACCCCCGATGATGAACATGTAAGGGATCAGTTCCAACTGAGCGGCACGAATCTTGGCGCCGATCTTTTCAGGTCGGTAGTCGCCACTGACTCGGAAGCCGGCAGCTTGCAGTTCTTTCTCGACCTTCTGGGCATACTCGTCAAACTTCTGGCTGACGGTCAGGATACGAACCTGCTCGGGGGCAAGCCACAGCGGAAACGCCCCGGCGAAGTGCTCGATCAGCACGCCCATGAAGCGTTCCAGCGAGCCAAACGGAGCACGGTGAATCATGACCGGTCGGTGCGGCTGGTTGTCCTTGCCGATGTACTCCAGATCGAAGCGCTCGGCACTCGGCAGGTTGTAGTCCAACTGGACGGTACCCAGTTGCCATTCACGGCCCAGACAGTCGTTGACCACGAAGTCGGCCTTCGGTCCATAGAACGCAGCTTCGCCCGCTTCGGCAGTCGCGGTGATGCCCATATTCTTACAGACGCGGACCAATGCCTCTTCGGCCTGATCCCAGACCGCTTCTTTACCGACGTACTTGCCGCTATCGGGATCACGGAAACCCAATCGCACACGGTAGTCGGTCAGGCCCAGGCTGCTCAGCACGTACTGAGTCATCTGGATGCACTTGCGGAACTCGTCTTCGACTTGCTCGTCGGTGCAGAAGATGTGGGCGTCGTCCTGGGTAAACCCACGAACGCGAGTCATCCCGTTCAACTCGCCGGACTGCTCGTAGCGATAGACGGTACCGAACTCTGACAAGCGGTACGGCAGTTCCCGGTAACTACGCGGCCGCGACTTGTAGATCATGATGTGGTGCGGGCAATTCATTGGCTTGAGGAGGTATTCCTCGTCTTCTGCCTGATGAATGGGCGCGAACTGGCTGTCCTTGTAGTAAGGATAGTGCCCCGAGATCTTGTACAAGTCGACCTTGCCGATGTTGGGAGTTACGACCGGAAGGTACTCGAACTTCTTGAGCTGTTCTCCCACGAACTCGGTCAACAAGTTGCGGATGATGGTCCCCTTGGGAGACCAGAGGATCAGCCCCTGCCCTACCAGCGGATTGATCGAGAACAGATCCAACTGTTTGCCCAGCACGCGGTGGTCGCGACGCTTGGCTTCTTCGATCTTGGTCAGGTGCGCTTCCAGGTCTTCTTTGTTAAAGAAGGCGGTTGCATACAGCCGCTGAAGCTGGCGATTGTTGGAATCTCCTTTCCAGTAAGCGCCGGCGACCGAAAGGATCTTGTAGGCCCCGATCGCTTTGGGGCGAGGGATGTGGGGGCCGCGGCACAGGTCGACGAACTCGCCCTGCTGGTAGAACGACATCGACGGGTGATCTTTGAGCCCAGTCTCGATGTGCTCGATCTTGTACTGCTGGCCCAGGTCTTTGACGACCTGCAGCGATTCTTCGCGGCTGCGTTCGATCCGCTCGAAGGGCTCGTCCTGCTTGATGATCTTCTTCATCTCGGCTTCGATGGCCGGGAAATCCTCTTCGGAAAGCTTGTGCTCGAGATCGAAGTCGTAATAGAAGCCCCCTTCGATGGTCGGCCCGAAAGCAAGTTGCACTCCATCAAACAGCCGCATGACGGCCCGGGCCATGATATGGGCACAGCTATGCCGCATGACTCCCAGGGCTTCTTCGTCCTTCTTAGTCAGTAGTCGCAGATTGACGCTGCCTTCGTCAGGCAGCTTGGTATCAAAGGCAACGACATTACCGTCGATCTCGCCTGCCAAGGTAGCTTTGGCCAGGCCGGGGCCGATGTCGGCGGCGACCTCCATCGGGGTGACTGCGTGATCGAATTCTTTCTTGGATCCGTCGGGAAGAATAACCTCGAGCATGGTGTGTTCGGTTTCTTATCCTAATGGCGATTTCCAGGCTCACGAGGACATCGAAACAAAGGATGTCGCTAAAACCGTGAGGATGGATCGGGCCGATGAAGTCGTTAAAGCGGTCATCGGCCAAGGTGAACCTTCTGCCGGCTGCAGGGCTCTCCCTATCATGTGATGGTAGAGACGGCCTTCACGCCCAGCGGGTTCACTGCAAGAAGCGTATAGATTGACAGGAGTTACGCATTAGGAAAAGTCCAGGTTCTCCTTCGATCGGTGAAATGAGTCGTAAGTCTGCGATATAGGCAGCTTGAGTGAGGGGGCATAATCGCAATTTTCGTTCTAGCCCCTTGACGATTCGACGGTTCTAATGGCAAACTACGCGTTTGGTTAACCTCTTCGGGGGTGAATCACAGATAATTGCTTGCACACGACAAGCGAAAACGGGCGATTGGCTCAGTTGGTTAGAGCACTACCTTGACATGGTAGGGGTCACAGGTTCGAATCCTGTATCGCCCACTCAAAACGAAAAAAGGGAACCCACTTCTGCGGGTTCCCTTTTTTGCTGGCTTCATCGGGTGCGAACTAGCCTTTCAGCTTGGCCACTTCTTCAAGCACCTTCTCGTCGTGTCCGTCGACCTGGACACGTTTCCATACCTTCGCCACTTTACCATCGGCGTCGATCAGGAACGTGCTGCGCTGGATGCCCATGCTTACCTTGCCGTACATGTTCTTCTCGCGCCAGGCACCGTACTTGTCGGCCAGCTTGTGGTCTTTGTCGACCAGCAAAGGGAAGTTGAGCTTGTACTTCTCTTTGAACTTGATGTGACTGTCTTTGTCGTCCGGGCTTACCCCAAGTACCGTAACGCCGTGCTTTACCAGCTCGCTTTGGCGATCGCGAAAAGCGCAAGCTTCTTTCGTGCAGCCAGGAGTATCGTCTTTGGGATAGAAGTAGAGGACGACAATCGATCCCTTGAGGTCCGAAAGCTTCACTTTGGAACCATCGTCTGCCGTCAATGTGAAACTGGGGGCTTTAGAGCCGGCTTCAACCCATTCTGCCATTAAAGTCACTCCTTAGGGCTATAGTGAGGCGAAAAGCCTCAAAGTGTAGGATTTAGCGCACTGCGTAATTGACCTAAGTCATGAACCGCAAACTGCTTTACGCGCAACCGACCATATCAAAAAGTCAAACGGGATGTCGGATAATCCATTCAAAATCTTGAATGATTCCGACACTTATTGGTTTTTTTCGGGTTGTGAGTTGTATATAACAAATGGGGTAGCGAATGAGCCATTGTTCGTCGAAGGGGCAACTCGCGAATTGATGATTGCCGGCACGTGGCCAAGGTTGGATTGGTTGGTCATTGCTGATTCGCTCACCCGATTTAGGAACACCTCAATCCCTCGCTGGTTTGATTGCCCGTGTTCAAACCACGCTTTTCCCATTCAAAACACCTTCTTGATAACGAGCGATTTGCCTGATTCAAGGTAGATCTGCCGTGATCAAAACACGTGTGGTTTCGAGAAGAGGCGGATGAATTCTCGTCAAATCAGGTCGAATCCTCTCGCTCGGCGTAGGTCAGCGTTTCAGCTATTGGAACGTAAGGATCTTTTGGCCGGCGATGCCGCTATTGCGGTAGAGTTCGCGGTGTTCTCTGATGCATCGCGGCCGGATGACTTGGTCGCCGATCGCATGGGCGTGTTGCCCGAAAGCATGAAGCGGACCCACGAATGGGATCGCTTTGTTGTCGAGGTCTGGCTGCGTGGCGAAGGGCAAGAGCCTGTTGATATCCAGGAAATGAAACTCGACCTGGGCTATCGCACCGATTTGACCTCTGCCGTTGATGTGGAGTTTGGTCGTTCGTTCGAGGGCCCTGGCACGTTCCAACTGGATGACGAGACAGGGCACGTCCGCGATATCCACAGTAGCACGGTCGGCGTTTCGCTTACCGACGCCGATCGCGTGCTCTTTGCTCGTGTCCACTTCCAGGCCGTTCCGCAGTACGGCGATAACGTCCGCCTGGACATGGAGACCGGCATCGTCGGACCACACTCACTGGAACTGGCCACCGAAAACTTCGGAGCTAGATCCGCTGGACTGGATGTGATTACCACCGCCGATAAGATGCCGGAAATGGGCCTCTTTCCGGTGATTTACGATCTTAACGACGATCAGAAGATCGGACTGGCTGACTTCTCCCAATTCATCCAGTCATTCGGTGAAAAGACCGAAGCAGCCACCGACGGATTGAAGTGGTATTCCGACTTTGACAAGTCGTATGCCGTTGGGTTATCGGACTTCACCCACTTCATCGGCAATTACGGCAAGACCTACGCTGACGAGAACATCGCCTTCCCGACCAATTACCCTGAGGATTGGGTTGAGCCTGCCGGGTCCAATGGTGGTGGCGGAGGGGGTGTTGTCGACCCTGAAGATCCCAACGGCGGGCAAGATCCACCACCACCGCCAGTGTTCAATCTGGGCCAATTCCAGGTGGGTGTCATCTTGCCAGGTGCGAACGATGTCTTTCAGTTGATGATCGCCGGCGTGAATTGGAACGGCATTCAAATCGACCGACTGACCGGCGCCGCCTCGCTCAGCGAAGATGGTGGAGTTGTCGACGGCGATGTCGTGCTGTCGATTGTGCTCGAAGATGAAGAGCTCTTTGAAACCGAGATCGAGCTGGTCTTTGAGGGCGAGCTGATCGATACGGTCGAGGAGTTTAACGATTACTCCCTCGTGATCACGGCTTACGTTTCCGAGGTGATGAACTCGCTCAAGAGCATGCTGGGCGAAGCGCTCGACGGCGAATAGATTTGGCCTGTCGGGATCTCTGATTAATAGTGGGGTGGACGCTCGTCCGCCGCGGACCGCGGTTGTTCAATCGCGACACTCAATCGTTCGATCCGGTCATCGGCCCGGCGCAGCAAAGACTCTAATCGCGTGATTCGCTTCTGTTGATCCAGAATGACCTCGTTCAGATCCGCAATAATGCGCTCTTGGTGGGCGTGTTTTTCTTCAAGTGATGTAATTCTTTCGACAACGTTTTCTTCTGGCATTCTGGACGCCCTTTCGAGATGGGGGAAGATTTCCGTCTTTAACTCCCTTTTAGGGACCTTCGAGTCCTATTTCAGGGCGGACGCTTCTCCATAACTTCATTCAAATCGATTTTATGCCGTTTTGATAGGGTGCCGCGGCGATTCGCAAACCCATACCGCGGCAACCGTTGCGTTGACTTCCGAGTTCTTTTGGATTTAAAATGCTTGACTTATGTGTCCGCGTCGCAGCGGGATCGCCAGGGTAATTCACGCTGATCCAACAAGCGTTCCACGAGTGCTCCGGCTTGTCTAGGTAGCCTGCGACTTCCGTTTCTAAGTTGGCTAGAGAGTCCCGAACGAAATATGTCTACATCCACGACCAGTATTGAGCAATTGTCGATCAACGCCATCCGTACCTTGTCTATGGATGCCGTTCAGCAAGCCAACAGTGGACACCCTGGCACGGCGATGGCCCTGGCACCGGTCACCTACACGTTGTGGAACAAGCACCTGAAGTACGATCCGGCCAACCCAAGCTGGCCTGCCCGCGATCGATTCGTCCTCTCGTGCGGCCATGCTTCGATGCTGCTTTACAGCACGCTGCACGTTGCCGGCGTGAAGAAGGCAGACGGGGCCAGCGAGCCTTCGATCACTATCGACAACATCCGTAACTTCCGTCAGCTTCACAGCCCATGTGCTGGTCACCCGGAAGTTCACGAAGCCGCCGGCATCGAAACGACCACCGGCCCACTCGGTCAAGGCGTCTCGAACAGCGTTGGTATGGCAATCGCCGGTAAGTGGTACGCAGCCCGCTTTGGCGAAATGTTCGGGTACGACACCTACGCCCTGTGCAGCGATGGCGACCTGATGGAAGGGATCGCCTCGGAAGCTGCTTCGGTCGCCGGTCACTTGAAGCTGTCGAACCTGTGCTGGGTTTACGACGACAACAAGATCACGATCGAAGGGGACACCGATCTCGCGTTCAGCGAAGACATCCCTGGCAAGTTCCGTGCACTCGGCTGGCACGTGATCGATATCGAAGATGCCAACGATCTGGCCGCTCTCGACAGCGCCTTTGCTGAGTTCAAGAAAACGACCGACAAGCCGACCCTGATCGTCGTACACAGCATCATCGCCTGGGGTGCCCCGAACAAAGCCAACACGCACGGTGCTCACGGTGCTCCGCTTGGCGAAGACGAAATCTCGGCAACTAAGGAAGTCTACGGTTGGACGTACGACAAGTTTGAAGTGCCTGCCGAAGTGTACGAAGACTTCAACGCGAACCTGGGTGCTCGCGGTGCCGAAGCTAAGGCCCAATGGGACGCCGACTTCGCGAAGTTCAGCAAGGAAGACGCTGAAAAGGCGGCGACCTGGTCGTCCATCAATTCGGGCGAACTGCCTACTGGTTGGGATGCCGACGTCCCCACCTTCCCAGCCGACGCCAAGGGTGTCGCCACGCGTGCTTCCAGCGGTAAGGTTTTGAATGCCATCGCCGCCAAGGTGCCTGGTCTGCTCGGTGGTTCGGCTGACTTGGAGCCTTCGACCAAGACGGGCCTGACCTTTGAAGGCGCTGGCGACTTCGAGGCTGGTACCTACGGTGGTCGTAACTTCCACTTCGGTATTCGCGAACATGCGATGGCTGCGATCGGTAACGGCATGGCCCTCAGCGGTCTTCGTCCTTACGTCTCGACCTTCTTCGTCTTCAGCGACTACCTGCGACCTTCGCTCCGCTTGTCGGCGATCATGAGTGCTCCGGTCATGTACATCTTCACGCACGACTCGATCGGTGTCGGTGAAGACGGTCCGACGCACCAGCCGGTTGAACACCTGTCGGCCATTCGCGCGATTCCTAACGTCGCCGTGTTCCGTCCTGGCGATTCCAACGAAGTGGGTGAGTGCTACAAGACGGCGATGCAGTTGACCGATCGTCCTTCGGTGCTCGTCCTGACCCGTCAGAACCTGCCGACGCTGGATCGCGAAAAGTACGCTTGCCCAAGCGGTTCCTCGAAGGGTGCCTACATCATCGCCGACTGCGAAGGTACGCCGGAAGTTCTGCTGATGGGTACCGGTAGCGAGCTGTCGCTGGTGGTCGAAGCTTACGAAAAGCTGACCGCCGAAGGCGTCAAAGCCCGTGCGATCAGTGTTCCTTGTCTGGAACTGTTCTACCAGCAAGA includes:
- the rpmI gene encoding 50S ribosomal protein L35, which translates into the protein MMPKMKTHKGTKKRFRITGKGKIKHRQCGTSHLANRMSHKRKRNLRGTTVLAEAESVALREALGKYSY
- a CDS encoding glycosyltransferase family 4 protein, encoding MHQANDSNSDPLTIAYLTAGGAGMFCGSCMRDNTVARAMHHLGHDVHLLPMYTPIRVDEEDVSEKTLFYGGINVYMEQNVPGYRFLPDLVTRWLDQEWIIRWATSRGIETSAKQLGALTLSVLKGKEGNQRKEAQRLAKWVSEHLKPQVINFSNMMIAGTAPLLKEKVDCPILVTLQGDDIFMDDLPEPYRTQCFDQIRKLVEHIDGFIVFSHYYADYMAEYFGIPRDKFHLVPLGIDLSDFPDEPRPQHDPDRPPTIGYLARMAPEKGLHVLVDAFMHLREIPGLEDAQLKIAGWAGPQQQAYLDEQFAKLKDAGHFGGCEYLGTVDRAGKLDFLQSIDVLSVPTVYREPKGLFVLEAWSAGVPVVQPDHGAFPELIAATGGGHLVRPDDPISLAEKLSEVLANREALRALGASASETVRTKFGADVAAAETIEIYRSMLARSSG
- the bcp gene encoding thioredoxin-dependent thiol peroxidase, producing the protein MAEWVEAGSKAPSFTLTADDGSKVKLSDLKGSIVVLYFYPKDDTPGCTKEACAFRDRQSELVKHGVTVLGVSPDDKDSHIKFKEKYKLNFPLLVDKDHKLADKYGAWREKNMYGKVSMGIQRSTFLIDADGKVAKVWKRVQVDGHDEKVLEEVAKLKG
- a CDS encoding glycosyltransferase, yielding MKSSVIITTHNRSFYLDKVLYGYLHQVVKPHQVVIADDGSTDDTPEIVQKYQQQADFPIIHAWQPFGGMPQISKARNAATRECTGDYLIYTDGDCIPGPMFVSDHQKLAKPGFFMQGRRNFLNYKAFDTFKGTENTWQLFKHWLNGGLTKLHLLVHIPGFAVRSRGMKGIRACNLAAWRCDVEAINGWNEEFVGFWREDSEFVTRLMRTGVKRRNARYSAIVFHMEHEKFFNQEDFDRNNALWEKSKTGPIYIEKGMMPPPRLQPITSENTAPTTSIRKAA
- the tkt gene encoding transketolase, yielding MSTSTTSIEQLSINAIRTLSMDAVQQANSGHPGTAMALAPVTYTLWNKHLKYDPANPSWPARDRFVLSCGHASMLLYSTLHVAGVKKADGASEPSITIDNIRNFRQLHSPCAGHPEVHEAAGIETTTGPLGQGVSNSVGMAIAGKWYAARFGEMFGYDTYALCSDGDLMEGIASEAASVAGHLKLSNLCWVYDDNKITIEGDTDLAFSEDIPGKFRALGWHVIDIEDANDLAALDSAFAEFKKTTDKPTLIVVHSIIAWGAPNKANTHGAHGAPLGEDEISATKEVYGWTYDKFEVPAEVYEDFNANLGARGAEAKAQWDADFAKFSKEDAEKAATWSSINSGELPTGWDADVPTFPADAKGVATRASSGKVLNAIAAKVPGLLGGSADLEPSTKTGLTFEGAGDFEAGTYGGRNFHFGIREHAMAAIGNGMALSGLRPYVSTFFVFSDYLRPSLRLSAIMSAPVMYIFTHDSIGVGEDGPTHQPVEHLSAIRAIPNVAVFRPGDSNEVGECYKTAMQLTDRPSVLVLTRQNLPTLDREKYACPSGSSKGAYIIADCEGTPEVLLMGTGSELSLVVEAYEKLTAEGVKARAISVPCLELFYQQDAEYQKSVMPCGVTARVAVEAGIRQCWDRILGLQGEFVGMKSFGASAPAEELFPYFGITTDNVVEAAKKSIGK
- the thrS gene encoding threonine--tRNA ligase, producing the protein MLEVILPDGSKKEFDHAVTPMEVAADIGPGLAKATLAGEIDGNVVAFDTKLPDEGSVNLRLLTKKDEEALGVMRHSCAHIMARAVMRLFDGVQLAFGPTIEGGFYYDFDLEHKLSEEDFPAIEAEMKKIIKQDEPFERIERSREESLQVVKDLGQQYKIEHIETGLKDHPSMSFYQQGEFVDLCRGPHIPRPKAIGAYKILSVAGAYWKGDSNNRQLQRLYATAFFNKEDLEAHLTKIEEAKRRDHRVLGKQLDLFSINPLVGQGLILWSPKGTIIRNLLTEFVGEQLKKFEYLPVVTPNIGKVDLYKISGHYPYYKDSQFAPIHQAEDEEYLLKPMNCPHHIMIYKSRPRSYRELPYRLSEFGTVYRYEQSGELNGMTRVRGFTQDDAHIFCTDEQVEDEFRKCIQMTQYVLSSLGLTDYRVRLGFRDPDSGKYVGKEAVWDQAEEALVRVCKNMGITATAEAGEAAFYGPKADFVVNDCLGREWQLGTVQLDYNLPSAERFDLEYIGKDNQPHRPVMIHRAPFGSLERFMGVLIEHFAGAFPLWLAPEQVRILTVSQKFDEYAQKVEKELQAAGFRVSGDYRPEKIGAKIRAAQLELIPYMFIIGGREMEEEAVSVRDRIDGDLGSMKIPQAIDKLKEEMANRVVRQVFKGSSGLGTSGTATISEGY
- the infC gene encoding translation initiation factor IF-3 produces the protein MALRNTSRDRDRDQNRDQTRINDRIRISPIRVISAEGEQLGVLPTDEALSIAREAGLDLVEVAPGAKPPVCRIMDYGKYKYQQSKKQHKNQSHHTKTKEIRLRPKTGDHDIEFKVKQAISFLKHKDKVQVSIQFKGREMAHVEEGHRVMAQVIELLSEVGKVESPPKQMGRRIMATVSPKAG
- the rplT gene encoding 50S ribosomal protein L20, translating into MRTTYGKARHKAKKRLFKKAKGNRGGRGNLLRTVKETLVRAGVYAYRDRKVRKREFRKLWIIRLNAAARERGLRYSEFIYGLKKAGITLDRKVLSEMAIHDPGAFDAVAEEVKAALAA
- a CDS encoding SlyX family protein, translated to MPEENVVERITSLEEKHAHQERIIADLNEVILDQQKRITRLESLLRRADDRIERLSVAIEQPRSAADERPPHY